From Macaca fascicularis isolate 582-1 chromosome 14, T2T-MFA8v1.1, a single genomic window includes:
- the SCGB1D4 gene encoding secretoglobin family 1D member 4 yields MRLSVCLLLVSLALSCYQANALVCPALASEITGFLFLSDNLLKLQVAKFIPPPEALAAKLQVKHCTDQIPLSDRLRIEKALLKIAVKCGV; encoded by the exons ATGAGGCTGTCGGTGTGTCTCCTGCTGGTCTCGCTGGCCCTTTCCTGCTACCAGG CCAATGCTCTTGTCTGCCCAGCTCTTGCTTCTGAGATCACAGGCTTCCTCTTCTTAAGTGACAATCTGTTAAAGTTACAAGTTGCCAAATTTATTCCACCTCCGGAAGCTCTTGCAGCCAAGTTGCAAGTGAAGCACTGCACAGATCAGATACCTTTGAGTGATCGACTTCGCATTGAAAAAGCCTTG CTGAAAATAGCGGTAAAATGTGGTGTGTGA